The following coding sequences lie in one Monomorium pharaonis isolate MP-MQ-018 chromosome 1, ASM1337386v2, whole genome shotgun sequence genomic window:
- the LOC105831589 gene encoding uncharacterized protein LOC105831589 isoform X2 — translation MGNIYVCSLLVVLATLLVAVQCGDIMRKSIVFDKNTPDVFYCPQHKPIGFEKMLVKARPLSRLCQFEGRPIPEDYKSDCYNDVDETEYACKEKYRIMKRFNNPDGNAKVIDAEK, via the exons ATGG GGAACATTTACGTCTGCAGCCTGCTCGTCGTGCTCGCT ACGTTGCTCGTTGCGGTGCAATGCGGCGACATAATGCGTAAGAGCATCGTCTTCGACAAGAATACTCCGGATGTGTTTTATTGTCCACAACACAAGCCGATCGGTTTCGAGAAGATGCTGGTCAAGGCGAGACCGCTCTCCAGGCTGTGCCAGTTCGAGGGCCGGCCGATTCCTGAGGATTACAAGAGTGATTGTTACAACGACGTGGACGAGACCGAGTATGCGTGCAAGGAGAAATACAGAATCATG AAGCGATTCAATAATCCGGATGGGAATGCGAAAGTCATTGATGCCGAGAAGTAG
- the LOC105831589 gene encoding uncharacterized protein LOC105831589 isoform X1 yields MGNIYVCSLLVVLATLLVAVQCGDIMRKSIVFDKNTPDVFYCPQHKPIGFEKMLVKARPLSRLCQFEGRPIPEDYKSDCYNDVDETEYACKEKYRIMMRLHPPGSNTPYNGTRLSKFLAFDKDLPYVRRKNQV; encoded by the exons ATGG GGAACATTTACGTCTGCAGCCTGCTCGTCGTGCTCGCT ACGTTGCTCGTTGCGGTGCAATGCGGCGACATAATGCGTAAGAGCATCGTCTTCGACAAGAATACTCCGGATGTGTTTTATTGTCCACAACACAAGCCGATCGGTTTCGAGAAGATGCTGGTCAAGGCGAGACCGCTCTCCAGGCTGTGCCAGTTCGAGGGCCGGCCGATTCCTGAGGATTACAAGAGTGATTGTTACAACGACGTGGACGAGACCGAGTATGCGTGCAAGGAGAAATACAGAATCATG ATGAGGCTCCATCCACCGGGAAGTAACACGCCTTATAACGGGACACGCCTGTCCAAGTTTCTGGCCTTCGACAAAGATTTACCGTACGTTCGAAGGAAGAATCAGGTGTAG